Proteins from a single region of Synechococcus sp. WH 8109:
- a CDS encoding histidine triad nucleotide-binding protein, with protein sequence MADDTIFGKILRGEIPCDEVYSDEQCLAFRDVAPQAPVHLLVIPRKPIESLRSGAAEDGALLGHLLLVAARVAKQDGLDDFRTVINSGAGAGQTVFHLHVHVIGGRPLAWPPG encoded by the coding sequence ATGGCAGACGACACGATCTTCGGGAAGATCCTTCGTGGCGAGATCCCGTGCGATGAGGTCTACAGCGATGAGCAGTGCCTGGCCTTTCGCGATGTCGCGCCCCAGGCACCCGTTCATCTGCTGGTGATTCCGCGCAAGCCGATCGAGAGTCTGCGCTCCGGTGCTGCTGAGGATGGGGCCCTGCTGGGCCATCTGTTGCTGGTGGCTGCCCGCGTGGCCAAACAGGATGGTCTGGATGATTTCCGCACGGTGATCAACAGCGGCGCTGGTGCTGGCCAGACGGTGTTTCACCTCCATGTGCACGTGATCGGTGGCCGTCCTCTGGCATGGCCTCCCGGTTGA
- a CDS encoding DUF3747 domain-containing protein: MDVMARFRTVAAAGLALAATSASVVLAQGSLFTAVPVELSNFVLVSAPIGQGERSQLNIYEQRTTKRPCFAVDAGSPAMVDPLLSTFDFSGVCNRYIDGNGYSLRIGGDDLGTRYRLSVVNTGRDIELLATPTKNPSQPTMLVARAGGAASGFVQLKLAPGWTLKRRAYGKKSLGHLYVYRDSAPVAGSSPTSEPAETEQSGSSVAPSY, encoded by the coding sequence ATGGACGTGATGGCACGCTTTCGAACCGTGGCCGCTGCCGGTCTCGCTCTTGCAGCGACCTCTGCATCGGTGGTCCTGGCCCAGGGTTCGCTCTTCACGGCGGTGCCCGTGGAGTTGAGCAACTTCGTGTTGGTGTCGGCCCCGATCGGGCAGGGTGAGCGTTCTCAGTTGAACATCTACGAGCAGCGCACCACAAAACGCCCCTGTTTCGCTGTGGATGCGGGATCACCGGCCATGGTCGATCCCTTGTTGTCCACGTTTGATTTCAGCGGGGTCTGCAACCGCTACATCGATGGCAACGGCTATTCCCTTCGGATCGGTGGTGACGACCTCGGCACCCGCTACCGGCTCAGCGTGGTGAACACTGGTCGGGATATTGAATTGCTGGCCACGCCCACCAAGAATCCCTCCCAACCGACCATGCTCGTCGCTCGGGCCGGTGGTGCCGCCAGCGGCTTTGTTCAGCTCAAGCTTGCGCCGGGCTGGACCTTGAAGCGACGGGCCTACGGCAAGAAGAGCCTCGGCCATCTCTATGTCTACAGGGACAGTGCGCCAGTGGCCGGTTCCAGCCCAACCAGCGAGCCTGCTGAGACTGAACAGAGTGGGAGTTCCGTAGCTCCGTCGTACTGA
- a CDS encoding SufS family cysteine desulfurase translates to MTIAAKVRPSADFVDLSSRYRADFPIFEQLAPDGRPLIYLDHAATSQKPRQVLEALQRYYSCDNANVHRGAHQLSARATDAFEAARSTTAAFVGAASSREIVFTRNASEAINLVARTWGDVNLKKGDEILLTVMEHHSNLVPWQLLAQRTGCVLRHVGITESGELDLEDFRAQLNERTRLVSLVHISNSLGCCNPLDQVIPAAHAVGACVLVDACQSLAHKPIDVAAIDADFLVGSSHKLCGPTGMGFLWARESLLEAMPPFLGGGEMIQDVYLDHSTWAVLPHKFEAGTPAIGEAVGMGAAIRYLQAVGLESIQAWEAQLTRHLFTRLQAIDGVRVLGPTPDQQPERGALATFLVDGVHANDIAALIDASGICIRSGHHCCQPLHRMYDVTASARASLSFTSTFEEIDRFSEELASTVAFLREHS, encoded by the coding sequence ATGACGATCGCTGCCAAAGTACGACCTAGTGCTGATTTTGTGGATTTATCGTCTCGATATCGTGCCGATTTTCCGATTTTCGAGCAGCTGGCTCCAGATGGCCGGCCGCTGATCTATCTCGATCATGCTGCCACCAGCCAGAAGCCCCGTCAGGTGCTTGAGGCGCTGCAGCGGTATTACAGCTGCGACAACGCCAACGTGCATCGCGGTGCTCACCAGCTCAGTGCCCGCGCCACCGATGCCTTTGAGGCGGCCCGCAGCACGACGGCGGCCTTCGTGGGTGCGGCAAGCTCCCGCGAAATTGTCTTCACTCGCAATGCCAGCGAAGCCATCAATCTGGTGGCGCGCACCTGGGGGGATGTCAACCTCAAGAAGGGGGACGAAATCCTCCTCACGGTGATGGAGCACCACAGCAACCTGGTGCCATGGCAGCTGTTGGCTCAGCGCACCGGCTGTGTGTTGCGCCATGTGGGCATCACCGAATCCGGTGAGCTGGATCTCGAGGATTTCCGGGCCCAGCTCAACGAGCGCACCCGGTTGGTGAGCCTGGTGCACATCAGCAATTCCCTCGGTTGCTGCAATCCCCTGGATCAGGTCATCCCCGCAGCCCATGCCGTTGGCGCCTGCGTTCTCGTGGATGCCTGCCAGAGCCTGGCTCACAAGCCGATTGATGTGGCGGCCATTGATGCCGACTTTCTTGTCGGCTCCTCCCACAAACTCTGCGGCCCCACCGGCATGGGTTTCCTCTGGGCTAGGGAGTCGCTGCTGGAGGCGATGCCTCCCTTTTTGGGCGGCGGGGAGATGATTCAGGACGTTTACCTGGACCACAGCACCTGGGCGGTGTTGCCCCATAAGTTCGAAGCGGGCACACCTGCCATTGGCGAGGCGGTGGGCATGGGCGCCGCGATTCGCTACCTGCAGGCGGTGGGTCTGGAATCGATTCAGGCCTGGGAAGCTCAGCTCACCCGGCATCTGTTCACTCGGTTGCAGGCCATTGATGGTGTGAGGGTCCTGGGTCCGACGCCGGATCAACAGCCCGAGCGAGGTGCCCTCGCCACATTCCTTGTCGATGGCGTGCATGCCAACGATATTGCCGCTCTGATCGATGCGTCCGGGATCTGCATCCGCAGTGGTCACCACTGCTGTCAGCCCCTGCACCGCATGTATGACGTGACGGCTTCAGCTCGGGCCAGCCTGAGTTTCACCAGCACCTTTGAAGAGATCGACCGCTTCAGCGAAGAGCTCGCTTCCACGGTCGCCTTCCTGCGCGAGCACAGCTGA
- the accC gene encoding acetyl-CoA carboxylase biotin carboxylase subunit: MPIGKVLIANRGEIALRIIRSCRELGIATVAVYSSVDKDALHVQLADEAVCVGEALSSKSYLNIPNILAAATSRGADAIHPGYGFLAENDKFAEMCRDHGLTFVGPSPHAIRSMGDKSTAKSTMQSVGVPTVPGSEGLLSSTSQAAALAEEMGYPVMIKATAGGGGRGMRLVPDASQLESLYKAAQGEAEAAFGNPGLYMEKFIDRPRHVEVQVLADRHGNVVHLGERDCSIQRRHQKLLEEAPSPALDPDLRRRMGDAAVAAARSINYEGAGTVEFLLDRSGGFYFMEMNTRIQVEHPVTEMVTGVDLIAEQLRIAGGEPISVQQEEIQLTGHAIECRINAEDARHNFRPAPGRITGWLPPGGPGVRVDSHVYTGYDIPPFYDSLIGKLIAWGKDRDHAMTRMKRALNECAVTGIPTTVEFHLEMLDRPEFINGDVHTKFVEQEMLP, translated from the coding sequence CGGATCATTCGAAGCTGCCGCGAGCTCGGCATCGCCACTGTGGCGGTGTACAGCTCCGTTGATAAAGACGCTCTGCACGTGCAGCTCGCCGATGAAGCGGTCTGCGTAGGCGAAGCCCTGAGCAGCAAGAGCTACCTCAACATTCCCAACATCCTGGCGGCAGCCACCTCCCGCGGTGCTGACGCCATCCATCCCGGCTACGGCTTCCTGGCGGAGAACGACAAGTTCGCCGAGATGTGCCGTGATCACGGCCTCACCTTCGTTGGGCCCTCCCCCCACGCGATTCGCTCGATGGGGGACAAGTCGACCGCCAAATCGACCATGCAATCGGTGGGTGTTCCCACGGTGCCCGGCAGCGAGGGCCTGCTCAGCAGCACCAGCCAGGCGGCCGCCCTGGCCGAGGAGATGGGCTATCCCGTGATGATCAAGGCCACCGCCGGCGGCGGTGGTCGCGGCATGCGCCTGGTGCCGGACGCCAGCCAGCTTGAGAGCCTGTACAAAGCAGCCCAGGGAGAGGCGGAAGCTGCCTTCGGCAATCCCGGCCTCTACATGGAGAAATTCATCGATCGGCCCCGCCACGTGGAAGTGCAGGTGCTGGCCGACCGTCACGGCAACGTGGTTCACCTTGGTGAAAGGGACTGCTCGATCCAGCGCCGTCACCAGAAACTGCTGGAGGAAGCCCCAAGCCCAGCCCTAGATCCCGACCTACGCCGCCGCATGGGCGATGCCGCCGTTGCTGCCGCCCGAAGCATCAATTACGAGGGCGCCGGAACGGTGGAATTCCTGCTGGATCGCAGCGGTGGCTTCTACTTCATGGAAATGAACACCCGGATCCAGGTGGAGCATCCGGTGACTGAGATGGTCACGGGTGTGGATCTGATCGCTGAACAGTTACGCATCGCCGGTGGCGAACCCATCAGCGTGCAGCAGGAGGAGATCCAGCTCACCGGCCATGCGATCGAATGCCGCATTAACGCCGAGGATGCTCGGCACAACTTCCGTCCCGCCCCCGGACGCATCACGGGATGGCTGCCCCCCGGGGGGCCAGGTGTGCGCGTCGACAGCCACGTTTACACGGGCTACGACATCCCGCCCTTCTACGACTCCCTGATCGGCAAGCTGATCGCTTGGGGAAAGGACCGCGACCACGCCATGACGCGGATGAAGCGGGCCCTGAATGAATGTGCCGTCACAGGGATCCCAACCACGGTGGAATTCCACCTGGAGATGCTGGATCGGCCGGAATTCATCAACGGCGACGTGCACACCAAGTTCGTGGAGCAAGAGATGCTCCCCTGA
- a CDS encoding ABC transporter ATP-binding protein/permease yields MTHQLQNLRNQAAKLRRLSQPYFFPYTEDNGWQFLGLLVSLLFCVAGIVLFLVTGLMNGLSWLLPELTGQYLGGVQSSLAMLWSRGWGAGISAMFVLGAVVFASVRGQLRHRRWLPWLFLGLIILMLLSVNGINAGITFIARDLTNALISKDGDASYRNLWIYGACFAVALPIRSLQFYFTQKLGLFWREWLSLSLVDDYLRDRAYYVLNPNDEAATNVDNPDQRISEDVRDFTAQALGFALNIFDSILTFSLNILILYSVSDGLTFALLAYASGVSVLMIVAGRKLVRLNNFQLRFEADYRYGLVRVRDNAESIAFYAGEQQEAKEVTRRLATVVENFNLLIVWEVLLRVLQRSSIYASNFIPYLILAAPILAGEMDYGGFAQANVAYNLVEGSLFFIVYNIEALARFSASINRLEGFQSNISNLDSEECSDYVPRIVPSERLALQGVTVKTPRTDNVLVRDLSFSLGNAEGLLVVGPSGCGKTSLLRVVSGLWGSPTGTVYSPGQGDLLFIPQKPYMALGSLREQLCYPLDQARFSDEQLRAVLDQVMLGKLLQRYPDLDIKQDWPRLLSLGEQQRLAFARLLLNSPKVVVLDEATSALDVETESRLYSLLRDREVAFISVGHRPTLKDFHDTVLELSGDHDWRLIPATSYDFGRS; encoded by the coding sequence ATGACCCACCAGCTTCAGAACTTGCGCAATCAGGCCGCCAAGCTGCGTCGGCTTTCGCAGCCCTACTTCTTCCCCTACACCGAAGACAACGGCTGGCAGTTCCTTGGACTGCTGGTGAGCCTGCTCTTCTGTGTGGCCGGGATCGTGCTGTTCCTGGTCACGGGCTTGATGAACGGCCTGTCGTGGCTGTTGCCGGAGCTGACCGGCCAGTACCTCGGGGGCGTCCAGTCCTCCCTGGCCATGCTCTGGTCCCGTGGATGGGGAGCGGGGATTAGTGCCATGTTCGTTCTGGGGGCTGTTGTGTTCGCCTCCGTCCGGGGCCAACTCAGGCATCGCCGCTGGCTGCCTTGGCTGTTTCTCGGCCTGATCATCCTGATGCTGTTGAGCGTGAACGGCATCAATGCCGGCATCACATTTATTGCCAGGGATCTGACCAATGCGTTGATCTCCAAAGACGGCGATGCGTCGTATCGCAACCTCTGGATCTACGGCGCCTGTTTTGCGGTGGCACTGCCGATTCGCAGCCTGCAGTTTTATTTCACCCAGAAACTGGGGCTGTTCTGGCGGGAATGGTTGTCGCTGAGTCTGGTGGACGATTACCTGCGGGATCGGGCCTATTACGTGCTCAATCCCAATGATGAAGCGGCCACCAATGTTGATAACCCCGATCAACGTATTTCCGAGGATGTGCGTGATTTCACGGCACAGGCCCTTGGTTTTGCGCTGAATATTTTTGATTCGATCCTCACCTTTTCTCTCAACATCCTCATCCTGTATTCGGTGAGTGATGGGCTCACCTTTGCTCTTCTGGCCTATGCATCCGGGGTGTCTGTCCTGATGATTGTGGCCGGCCGTAAGTTGGTGCGGCTGAACAACTTCCAGCTGCGTTTTGAAGCGGATTATCGCTATGGCCTCGTGCGGGTGCGGGACAACGCCGAGTCGATTGCGTTCTATGCCGGTGAGCAGCAGGAAGCCAAGGAGGTGACGCGTCGTCTGGCCACCGTCGTTGAAAACTTCAATCTGCTGATTGTCTGGGAGGTGCTGCTGCGGGTACTGCAGCGCTCCAGCATCTACGCCAGCAATTTCATCCCCTATTTGATCCTTGCGGCTCCGATTCTTGCCGGGGAGATGGATTACGGCGGCTTCGCCCAGGCGAACGTCGCCTACAACCTGGTTGAGGGATCACTATTTTTCATCGTCTACAACATCGAAGCCCTGGCCCGGTTCTCGGCATCGATCAACCGGCTTGAAGGATTTCAATCCAATATCTCCAACCTCGATTCCGAGGAGTGCAGTGATTACGTGCCGCGGATCGTGCCCTCTGAGCGCCTGGCGCTCCAGGGGGTGACGGTCAAAACACCCCGCACTGACAACGTGCTAGTGCGCGACCTCAGTTTTTCCCTGGGCAACGCTGAGGGGCTGTTGGTGGTGGGACCCTCAGGCTGTGGCAAGACCTCACTGCTGCGGGTGGTGAGTGGACTGTGGGGCTCGCCGACGGGCACCGTCTATTCCCCGGGGCAGGGCGATCTCCTTTTCATCCCCCAGAAGCCCTACATGGCACTGGGATCTCTGCGCGAACAGCTCTGTTATCCCCTTGATCAGGCCCGTTTCAGCGATGAACAGCTACGGGCTGTTTTGGATCAGGTGATGTTGGGCAAACTTCTGCAGCGTTATCCGGACCTCGACATCAAGCAGGACTGGCCGCGGCTGCTCTCTCTGGGTGAACAGCAGCGACTGGCCTTTGCGCGGCTGTTGCTCAATTCGCCCAAGGTCGTGGTGCTTGATGAAGCCACCAGTGCCCTGGATGTTGAGACCGAATCCCGCCTTTATTCCCTGTTGCGGGATCGGGAGGTGGCGTTCATCAGCGTGGGCCACCGGCCAACTCTGAAGGATTTCCATGACACCGTTTTGGAGCTCAGCGGTGATCACGACTGGCGGCTGATCCCTGCGACCAGCTATGACTTCGGGCGTTCTTGA
- a CDS encoding Ycf66 family protein codes for MVNASLNWASIVGIVLAVGGALLYFMRSFKPALARDYDVFFAAIGLLCGGILFFQGWRLDPILQFGQFLLAGTTVFFAYESVRLRGVATEQARRSAYFDDEPAPARGGGPGGLRGGWDDGVYERFDEPQPVRRRFSGRDDDTEERPEEEFYRPRRASRAAIPEEAASRRSADRDHGDSGWEQNDERSRRMARFRAGEARDERRPDFGSRRTDRDDQRRGSRPVGRPERPAGERAPSGAEDAAFAPSRSSAPNSAAPNRGRPSANPNAVSDSRQSAEPPVASNRPSSNRQPPRSSRPSSDRPRDNSSRFDD; via the coding sequence TTGGTTAACGCCAGTCTCAATTGGGCCAGCATCGTCGGCATCGTTTTGGCCGTCGGCGGCGCTCTGCTCTATTTCATGCGGTCGTTCAAACCGGCCCTGGCGCGGGATTACGACGTGTTCTTTGCTGCCATCGGGCTGCTATGCGGCGGCATCCTGTTCTTCCAGGGTTGGCGCCTCGACCCAATTCTTCAGTTCGGCCAGTTCCTGTTGGCGGGAACTACCGTGTTCTTTGCCTACGAAAGTGTGCGACTGCGCGGCGTGGCCACTGAGCAGGCACGGCGCTCCGCCTACTTCGATGACGAACCAGCACCGGCCCGGGGCGGAGGTCCAGGAGGCCTGCGGGGCGGTTGGGATGACGGCGTGTACGAACGTTTTGATGAACCCCAGCCGGTGCGGCGGCGCTTTTCAGGCCGCGACGATGACACCGAAGAACGGCCTGAAGAGGAGTTCTACCGGCCGCGCCGGGCCAGCCGTGCAGCCATTCCTGAGGAAGCAGCCAGCCGTCGCTCAGCAGACCGTGATCATGGCGATTCCGGTTGGGAACAAAACGACGAGCGCTCCCGCCGCATGGCTCGCTTCCGCGCTGGCGAAGCCCGAGATGAACGACGTCCCGACTTTGGCTCCAGACGGACGGATCGAGACGACCAACGCCGCGGCAGCCGACCCGTGGGGCGACCTGAACGTCCTGCAGGCGAACGCGCTCCTTCAGGAGCAGAAGATGCCGCCTTCGCCCCCAGCCGCAGTTCAGCACCGAACAGTGCGGCCCCTAACCGAGGACGCCCCAGCGCCAACCCGAACGCCGTGAGCGACTCCAGGCAATCTGCCGAACCGCCCGTTGCGTCGAACCGACCCAGCAGCAACCGCCAACCCCCCCGCAGCTCACGGCCCTCGTCCGACAGACCGCGGGACAACAGCTCCCGCTTCGACGACTGA
- the psbX gene encoding photosystem II reaction center X protein, translated as MTPSLSNFLSSLLWGGVIVVIPASIALFLLSQTDQVDRKL; from the coding sequence ATGACCCCCTCCCTCTCCAACTTCCTGAGCAGCCTCCTTTGGGGAGGTGTGATCGTCGTAATTCCTGCCTCCATCGCCCTATTCCTGCTGAGCCAGACCGACCAGGTCGACCGCAAGCTCTGA
- a CDS encoding prolyl oligopeptidase family serine peptidase: protein MRAAPLSAQHAVGRLPGLKEPALVSGPDATLWLIWLEQRPQERGRTTALIRRFNDSEAEPKELTPAPSNLRSRVHDYGGGVLATAMEQDRLILAWIERGCLWRQDWRLPQTSPQQPTPLAAPQRLSQEGDWELADGVLDLPRQRWIGIREIEGRDELVSLALNATDQTPLLLHQPTDFAGYGCLSPDGQRFAWVEWQQPAMPWDSSRLWCAEFSDTGGLVEPRQLAGGDGISVFQPQWLPDGQLLVAEDSSGWWNLMLQPNADAAWERPWPMAAETAMPQWIYGMSTTAWDGEQLVAAVCSRGAWSLQRLSLEGTVQPLTQPFDDLAGLSACNGRAVAVASNSTSVAGLLEIDLRPTTPIWSHSPAITSPLSVEAISVAEPLWFNGHQGERTHAWYYPPHGKSPGPAPLLVKSHSGPTAMARRGLSLAIQYWTSRGWGVVDVNYGGSTGFGRDYRERLIGGWGLVDVTDCAAAAQALIEAGRADPGQIAIEGGSAGGFTTLAALCFTEVFRAGACRYAVCDLTAMAEDTHRFEARYLDGLVGEWPAARALYEQRSPLLHADQIRCPVLFFQGLQDKVVPPKQTERMAEALRSNGIPVEVRLFEEEGHGFRSQATQIAVLEQTEAFFRQELGITEDYKAHNPVQQM, encoded by the coding sequence ATGAGAGCCGCTCCGTTATCCGCGCAGCATGCCGTCGGCCGTTTGCCTGGTCTCAAGGAACCAGCCCTGGTCAGTGGCCCCGATGCAACGCTATGGCTGATCTGGCTGGAACAGCGCCCCCAGGAGCGCGGCCGCACCACTGCCTTGATCCGGCGTTTCAATGATTCCGAGGCTGAACCAAAGGAGCTGACGCCGGCCCCGAGCAACCTGCGCAGTCGGGTGCATGACTACGGCGGCGGCGTACTCGCAACCGCGATGGAGCAGGACAGGCTGATCCTGGCCTGGATCGAGCGCGGCTGCCTCTGGCGTCAGGACTGGCGCCTGCCGCAGACCAGCCCCCAGCAACCCACCCCCCTGGCTGCACCCCAACGGCTCAGCCAGGAAGGGGACTGGGAGCTGGCGGATGGCGTTCTCGATCTGCCCAGGCAACGCTGGATCGGAATCCGTGAAATCGAGGGCCGTGACGAGCTAGTGAGCCTGGCGCTGAACGCAACGGATCAGACGCCGCTGCTGCTTCACCAGCCGACGGACTTTGCCGGCTATGGCTGCTTGAGCCCCGATGGCCAGCGCTTCGCCTGGGTGGAGTGGCAGCAACCCGCCATGCCCTGGGACAGCAGCCGTCTCTGGTGCGCGGAGTTCAGCGACACGGGCGGGCTGGTCGAGCCCCGTCAGCTGGCCGGAGGCGATGGCATCTCGGTGTTTCAACCCCAATGGCTGCCCGACGGGCAGTTGCTTGTGGCGGAGGACAGCTCAGGTTGGTGGAACCTGATGCTCCAGCCCAATGCCGACGCCGCCTGGGAGAGACCTTGGCCGATGGCTGCCGAGACAGCCATGCCCCAGTGGATCTATGGGATGAGCACCACGGCCTGGGATGGCGAGCAGCTGGTCGCCGCCGTCTGCAGCCGCGGGGCCTGGTCGTTACAACGGCTCAGCCTGGAAGGAACGGTGCAGCCGTTGACGCAACCGTTTGATGACCTTGCAGGATTAAGCGCCTGCAACGGCCGCGCCGTGGCCGTGGCCAGCAACAGCACCAGCGTGGCCGGGCTGCTGGAAATCGATTTGCGGCCGACCACCCCGATCTGGAGCCATAGCCCCGCCATCACGTCACCGTTATCGGTTGAGGCGATCAGCGTGGCCGAACCGCTGTGGTTCAACGGTCACCAAGGCGAACGCACCCATGCCTGGTACTACCCCCCCCACGGCAAGTCACCAGGGCCTGCGCCACTGCTGGTGAAAAGCCACAGCGGACCAACGGCCATGGCTCGCCGCGGCCTCAGCCTGGCGATTCAGTACTGGACCTCACGGGGCTGGGGCGTGGTGGATGTGAATTACGGCGGCTCAACGGGGTTCGGCCGGGACTACCGGGAGCGCCTCATCGGGGGCTGGGGCCTGGTGGATGTGACCGACTGCGCAGCCGCAGCGCAGGCCCTGATCGAGGCCGGTCGCGCCGATCCCGGCCAGATCGCCATCGAAGGGGGCAGCGCTGGCGGCTTCACCACCCTGGCGGCGCTGTGCTTCACCGAGGTGTTCAGGGCCGGCGCCTGCCGCTATGCGGTTTGTGACCTCACAGCCATGGCTGAAGACACGCACAGATTTGAAGCGCGCTATCTGGATGGACTGGTGGGGGAATGGCCCGCAGCACGTGCTTTGTACGAGCAGCGGTCGCCGCTGCTGCATGCCGATCAAATCCGCTGTCCGGTGCTGTTCTTCCAGGGTTTACAAGACAAAGTGGTACCTCCCAAACAAACCGAACGCATGGCGGAGGCGCTGCGCAGCAACGGCATTCCGGTGGAGGTGCGGCTATTCGAGGAGGAAGGCCACGGCTTCCGCAGCCAAGCCACCCAGATCGCGGTGCTCGAGCAAACCGAGGCCTTTTTCAGGCAGGAATTGGGCATAACAGAGGATTACAAAGCGCACAACCCCGTTCAGCAGATGTGA
- the def gene encoding peptide deformylase, with protein sequence MAGSFAELARQADKSRDTMLVPKTALETPPLEIHTLGDEVLRQSARRIGKVNEQVRELARDMLRSMYTAKGIGLAAPQVGIHQQLLVIDLDLENAATPPLVLINPEITAASAGLDTYEEGCLSIPGVYLDVVRPTAIELSFRDEMGRPRKMKADGLMARCIQHEMDHLNGVLFVDRVTDEDGLQKELKEKGFERQDVRSVA encoded by the coding sequence TTGGCAGGGAGCTTTGCAGAGTTGGCCCGTCAGGCCGATAAGTCGCGGGACACGATGCTGGTGCCCAAGACGGCCCTGGAAACACCGCCGCTGGAGATTCACACCCTGGGCGATGAGGTGTTGCGGCAGTCCGCGCGTCGCATTGGCAAGGTGAATGAGCAGGTGCGGGAGTTGGCCCGCGACATGCTGCGCAGCATGTACACCGCCAAGGGCATTGGCCTGGCGGCTCCTCAGGTGGGGATTCATCAGCAGCTCCTGGTGATTGATCTCGACCTTGAAAATGCAGCCACGCCCCCCCTGGTGTTGATCAATCCGGAAATCACGGCCGCCAGCGCCGGGCTCGACACCTACGAAGAGGGCTGTCTCAGCATCCCTGGGGTTTATCTCGACGTGGTGCGCCCCACCGCGATTGAACTGAGCTTCCGCGACGAGATGGGTCGGCCCCGGAAGATGAAGGCCGATGGCCTAATGGCCCGTTGCATTCAGCACGAGATGGATCATCTCAATGGCGTGTTGTTTGTCGATCGCGTCACGGATGAAGACGGTCTGCAGAAGGAGCTCAAGGAGAAGGGCTTCGAGCGCCAAGATGTGCGGAGCGTCGCCTGA
- a CDS encoding chlorophyll a/b-binding protein, whose product MTSTSETPDTTSVPETSATTNDVPAFGWSGYAERVNGRFAMVGFVAMLLIEVLSGDTFLHWAGLLP is encoded by the coding sequence ATGACCTCCACCAGCGAGACCCCTGACACCACGTCCGTTCCGGAGACGTCTGCTACCACCAACGATGTGCCTGCCTTCGGCTGGAGTGGCTATGCCGAGCGGGTGAATGGCCGCTTCGCCATGGTGGGTTTTGTGGCGATGCTGCTGATCGAGGTGCTCAGCGGCGACACCTTTCTCCACTGGGCAGGGCTGCTGCCCTGA
- a CDS encoding YggT family protein, producing the protein MTPLLLQALPVLHLLLGLLLAAWTLAFLLRIVLTWYPQVDLNQGAWPLVAWPTEPVLSLSRRVIAPIGGVDVTPVIWVGLISLVRELLVGQQGLLSQILMHAQAAA; encoded by the coding sequence GTGACGCCGCTGCTGCTGCAGGCCCTGCCAGTCCTCCATTTACTACTGGGCTTGCTGCTGGCGGCCTGGACCCTGGCGTTCCTGCTGCGCATCGTGCTCACCTGGTACCCCCAGGTCGATCTGAACCAGGGAGCCTGGCCCCTGGTGGCATGGCCAACGGAACCTGTGCTTTCGCTGAGCCGCCGCGTGATCGCCCCGATTGGTGGAGTCGACGTCACTCCAGTAATTTGGGTGGGGTTGATCAGCCTCGTGCGTGAGTTGCTGGTCGGTCAGCAGGGGCTGCTCTCTCAGATCCTGATGCACGCCCAGGCAGCTGCCTGA